The DNA region GATCCGCGGATGTGTTCGAGGTGAGTAGATCCGAAGAAATCGCCATTGATACTGACCGGCGAACTGAGATCGGAGAGGGTGAGGTCCTGGCCGCGGCCTTCGACGATGAGCGGTCCGGTAATACTATGGGCCGAGAGAGACGAATCGCTATTGTTGATATGCGCCGAGACAGCGCCCGTGATGGCGCTCAATTCGACGTCTCCATGATTCGCAGTGACCGACACCGTGGCCTTGATGGAGCTGACATGCACGTCGCCGTGGTTGGCGGTTACATTGACGGCGGCAGCCGGAGGTGTAGTGATCGTCAAATCCGCGCGGCCTCCAGGCAGACGAGGCACGGCAAGCGTAAGGATATTGCCATTGGTATTAATCTGCGGGTTGAGTTGCTGTGCCTTGCGGTCGGCGTCGGAGTCGGAGCGGCTATAGATCTCCCTGTGCATGGCGACGTGGATCTGGTTGTCATCGCTGGTTCCGGAGATGAAGACATCGCCGCGCGGGTTATCGATAGAGATGGCGTCGCCGGCTGGAAGGGCTTCGGTGAGGGACTGATCGCTCTCATGTTTATCGCCGAGAAACTGATCGAGGTCGTTTTGATTGATGCCAAAGCTATGCTCGAACATGGTTCCAGAGCCATGCTGAAACCCGCTGAAGATCACGCCGGCGATCACAAGCAGCAGAAGCAGGGAAAACACTCCGCCGCCCATGCCGCTGCGATAGACAGGGTGAGAGGGATCGGTCTGACTGTAGCGGTCATACACCCATTCCCCAAACATCACGATGCCAGCGCCGATGAGCAGGACCGGCCACCAATGACCGTACCACTCCCATACCTGATGGCCGTCAAGGCGGCCCATCTGAACCAGCAAAAATACAACACCGATGGTGATGATGATGATTGGCCCGACGATGGAGCCATGCCGCATGCCCCGGGTCCGGTTGCGGTACGCGGCTGCCTGGGCGCGAAACATATCGCGCTGCATCCGGGCCTGTTCCTTCATCACGCGGCGTTGATACTTCCAGTCATTGCCATAGGGAGGCCCTGGCGGCGGGTAGGGTGGAGGATTGGTGGCCATGGCTTATTTCCCTTCCTGGTCGTGCGTGTTGGAAGGAACGACCGAGGTCGTCGTCGTTGGCACAGGCCCCGGCGGCGGCGCGGCCGGATAGGGATAGGGGTAAGGAGCCGCAGCGGCTGCGCTGAACGCAGCCCGTTGCAAAACCGCCATGACGCCCGCAACGATGATGAATAGCGGCCAGCTTCTCCCCCAGGAGAGGATATGAGAGCTGTCCAGCAGAAAGAGCACACCGACCAGCATGATCCAGATTGAGCCGCGGAGGGCATGGAAGAGACGAAACTTGTAGGCGGCCGTCCCGTCATCGGCAATCGATCCGGTATCCGTCATCTTGCGAACGAACTGCCACACGCCGAACCCGATCAGCAGCAGCGGCACAAACCAGTGGATCGAGTGGCCGTGGAACAGTCCGGAGTTGCCGATAAGAAAGATTGCGCCGAGGGCAATCAGCCAGATCGCGCCTGTGGGGAAGCGGTTGCCGCTATAGGGAGGATTGAGATCCGCCGGAGGGGTAGCCGCACCGACGAAGGGTGTTCCCGGCGCCACATAGTTCTCCCACGGTGCGTCCCAACTCGGAGTTGGGGGAGGAGGAGTGTAAGGCGGATACCCCGGCGCAGGCGGCGGATAGCCTGCGACTGGGGGTACTGTCGCATCTGGCGCTGAGGCCGATGTCTGTCCGCTCATGCCTCCGTGTATTCCACCCGGCCACGCCTTGCCGAAGCCGAGACGTTCGCCCAGATCATTCAGCCCAAAGGGATTGGGCAGCGGCGTGCCGTCGCGGCGCGCCTGCGCGGTGTGATGAGCTTCGATGACCTGATAGAAGACCCAGCCGGCGATGAAAAGACCGAAGATACCATTTTCTCCCGCCAGGCTCACCAGGACGGCAAAGACGATCAGATGCACAATTCCCTTGGCATACTGGCCGTTGTACATCGCGCCCACGCCGGGGATAAAGCCCAGCAGTGCAGCGAGGCCGGGATTCGGCTCGTCCACTGCCGGCGGCGGAGGGATCGTTCCGTCAACAGGATAAGTCGCGCCGGGGATGGGACCGGCAGCGGGGTTAGGAGCATTCGCTCCGGCTAATTTGGCGACAAGGCAGGGCTCGCAGAAGACCGCTGAGCCGACAGTGCGGGTGCACTCCTGGCACAGGGGTTTGCCGCAGTTCTGGCAGAATGCAATTCGTTCACGATCAGGATGGTTGGCGCAGTTCATACTAATTCCCCTTCCTGCAGGTACTTCAAAATACTGGGAGTAAAGACAACAAAAGCCTGGGTGGCGGGGACGGAGTCTGGCCGTTGCAATGACTCGGCGAACTGCACATTACCGCTTGAAGTTTCGCGGCGGCTGGAGCCGGGACCGGGTTTGGAGTGGGACTGTTTGGAATCCGATTTTGGACTTGCCGGTTGCTGGTCGTCTTTCTGCTGACTGCCGGGCTGCGTTTTACTTGGTTGCTGGTCCTGTTCAACAGCCGGGGCAGGCGCGATGTAGGGCGCGTCGTTATTGCTCGAGCGTTGCAGATCGCGAACCCGGGACTCGAGCTCGTAGACGACCTTCAGGTTGTCGTAGTAGCGAAGAACGTGCGCATTCGCCTCATAGAGATTGCGTTTGATACTCGAAGGCCGCAGGTCGCTGAGGTGCAACTGGCTGACGCGAACGCCGGTAATGTTCAACGTAAGCGCAACAGAAAAGAAAGCCATGGCGGCGGTCATCGCCAGTCGGGGCTGCAGTAGCGTCTGGCCGATCGAGCGCAGACCGAAACCTGCAGCGAGACGGCTGCGGAAGGGCAGAACATTGCTGGAGCCGTACGTCCCCGCAGGTCGCATCGCAGCA from Edaphobacter paludis includes:
- a CDS encoding DUF4097 family beta strand repeat-containing protein, with the protein product MATNPPPYPPPGPPYGNDWKYQRRVMKEQARMQRDMFRAQAAAYRNRTRGMRHGSIVGPIIIITIGVVFLLVQMGRLDGHQVWEWYGHWWPVLLIGAGIVMFGEWVYDRYSQTDPSHPVYRSGMGGGVFSLLLLLVIAGVIFSGFQHGSGTMFEHSFGINQNDLDQFLGDKHESDQSLTEALPAGDAISIDNPRGDVFISGTSDDNQIHVAMHREIYSRSDSDADRKAQQLNPQINTNGNILTLAVPRLPGGRADLTITTPPAAAVNVTANHGDVHVSSIKATVSVTANHGDVELSAITGAVSAHINNSDSSLSAHSITGPLIVEGRGQDLTLSDLSSPVSINGDFFGSTHLEHIRGSIKFHSTRTDMQLGRLDGEADISNNADLSASEVVGPLTLSTRSRNVTLDRIAGNVSVTNSNGFVNVTSAPPLGDVTIENRNGDVTLTVPEHSSFSIDAQTTDGDLDNDFSLSTQGTDTRKNFTGTIGNGGSTLRLTTSHGNVSLKKSTVLPLPPTPPAPPKLTLVPPEARSAIEGAQAQAKEAERTAAAEIKAAKAQANEAAAQAKREAKQKSNSSANSSHQ
- a CDS encoding B-box zinc finger protein, with amino-acid sequence MNCANHPDRERIAFCQNCGKPLCQECTRTVGSAVFCEPCLVAKLAGANAPNPAAGPIPGATYPVDGTIPPPPAVDEPNPGLAALLGFIPGVGAMYNGQYAKGIVHLIVFAVLVSLAGENGIFGLFIAGWVFYQVIEAHHTAQARRDGTPLPNPFGLNDLGERLGFGKAWPGGIHGGMSGQTSASAPDATVPPVAGYPPPAPGYPPYTPPPPTPSWDAPWENYVAPGTPFVGAATPPADLNPPYSGNRFPTGAIWLIALGAIFLIGNSGLFHGHSIHWFVPLLLIGFGVWQFVRKMTDTGSIADDGTAAYKFRLFHALRGSIWIMLVGVLFLLDSSHILSWGRSWPLFIIVAGVMAVLQRAAFSAAAAAPYPYPYPAAPPPGPVPTTTTSVVPSNTHDQEGK
- a CDS encoding zf-HC2 domain-containing protein; this translates as MADFNQFGSAQPPQTGESEHCAQCEAMLADALDGTLSAADQAAFDLHMISCSTCSDMLADAKRGADWLAMLKSPRPEPSAALLERILAQTCNAQPASQPQLVAGKQRLGHGLWQPSTLLGHGGPMPVAAMRPAGTYGSSNVLPFRSRLAAGFGLRSIGQTLLQPRLAMTAAMAFFSVALTLNITGVRVSQLHLSDLRPSSIKRNLYEANAHVLRYYDNLKVVYELESRVRDLQRSSNNDAPYIAPAPAVEQDQQPSKTQPGSQQKDDQQPASPKSDSKQSHSKPGPGSSRRETSSGNVQFAESLQRPDSVPATQAFVVFTPSILKYLQEGELV